The following coding sequences are from one Bacteroidota bacterium window:
- a CDS encoding DNA cytosine methyltransferase, with the protein NDNAVYKQMGNAVSVPVIEAVITDLIENNNIFSKTKANASKSHTLASRTIPTLDQKLAKECAFPNALTDE; encoded by the coding sequence CAACGACAACGCAGTTTATAAACAAATGGGCAATGCTGTTTCAGTTCCAGTAATTGAGGCGGTAATTACTGACCTAATTGAAAACAACAACATATTTAGCAAGACAAAAGCCAACGCTTCAAAGTCACACACATTGGCAAGTCGCACAATCCCAACGCTTGACCAAAAACTTGCCAAAGAGTGTGCCTTCCCTAACGCACTGACAGACGAGTGA